The following proteins are co-located in the Camelina sativa cultivar DH55 chromosome 12, Cs, whole genome shotgun sequence genome:
- the LOC104733895 gene encoding uncharacterized protein LOC104733895 has product MIHINTRFDDLAYRLSANFQELHYKFDTMGSRIQVHIDNLASTSKSPTESANAIALRSGRQLPPRTVPLNITEDSNDLDGEDLXISAEPPSHSPEQPDPSPDHTTRIDDWVDPPATLPPSDKPGGEKQKERRFIPPPFKPPLPFSGQFCKELLEKYKELFEKQMQELELRMPLMDAFTLIPLYQKFLKEAVMEQIKQVQSMVILNHECSAIIQRTAAPKKLSDPGSFILPCSIGPLMFGRCLCDLGASVSLMPLTVAKRLGFEKFKPTDIQLVLADRTTRLPSGVLEDLPVKVGSVDAPTDFVVLKMDVEPRDPLILGRPFLATAGAMIDVRNGKIDLKLGEDLTMQFDIQETMKKPTIAGQTF; this is encoded by the coding sequence ATGATACACATTAATACACGCTTCGACGATCTCGCCTACCGTCTATCAGCCAATTTCCAAGAACTACACTACAAATTCGATACCATGGGATCTCGAATTCAGGTGCATATAGATAACTTGGCTTCCACCTCAAAAAGTCCAACGGAGTCTGCAAACGCGATCGCCCTACGAAGTGGCCGACAATTACCACCTCGAACAGTACCACTAAACATCACTGAGGACAGCAATgatttagatggggaggatctcCNCATTTCTGCTGAACCACCAAGTCACTCCCCAGAACAACCTGACCCCTCACCCGACCACACTACTCGGATAGATGATTGGGTTGACCCTCCAGCAACTTTGCCTCCTTCCGACAAACCGGGAggagagaaacagaaagaaaggaGATTCATTCCCCCACCTTTCAAGCCACCTCTGCCATTCTCTGGACAATTTTGCAAGGAACTCTTGGAGAAGTACAAGGAATTGTTCGAGAAACAGATGCAAGAACTCGAACTTCGCATGCCCCTAATGGATGCCTTCACCTTGATACCTCTTTACCAGAAATTCCTGAAGGAGGCAGTGATGGAGCAAATCAAGCAAGTACAAAGTATGGTCATACTCAATCATGAGTGCAGTGCCATAATCCAGAGGACTGCCGCACCTAAGAAACTGAGCGACCCGGGATCATTTATTTTACCTTGCTCGATTGGACCATTGATGTTTGGAAGATGTCTTTGCGATTTGGGGGCATCAGTCAGCTTGATGCCACTTACTGTAGCCAAACGTCTTGgattcgagaaattcaagccTACCGATATCCAACTGGTTCTGGCAGATCGAACTACGAGGTTGCCAAGCGGAGTTTTGGAAGACTTGCCGGTCAAGGTAGGGTCAGTAGATGCACCAACTGACTTCGTAGTTTTGAAAATGGATGTGGAGCCAAGGGATCCGCTTATCCTAGGacgaccattcttagccaccgCAGGGGCAATGATTGATGTAAGGAACGGGAAGATCGATCTGAAGCTCGGGGAAGACCTCACTATGCAGTTTGACATTCAGGAAACTATGAAAAAACCTACAATAGCTGGTCAAACCTTCTAG
- the LOC109128002 gene encoding uncharacterized protein K02A2.6-like, with the protein MKMFKSIIFPRFGIPRVVISDGGTHFINRVFDGLLKKHGVKHKVATSYHPQTIGQVEVSNKQIKVILARIMGITKKDWAFKLDDALWAYRTAYKTPTGRTPFQLLYGKNCHLPVEVEYKAMWATKLLNLDIKTVQEKRVMDLHKLDEIRLEA; encoded by the coding sequence ATGAAGATGTTCAAAAGCATCATTTTCCCGAGATTTGGAATCCCGAGAGtagtgatcagtgatggaggaaccCACTTCATTAACAGGGTTTTCGATGGCTTGTTGAAAAAGCACGGAGTCAAGCATAAAGTCGCAACATCTTATCACCCACAGACCATCGGACAAGTGGAAGTAAGCAACAAACAGATCAAAGTGATATTAGCTAGAATCatgggaatcacaaaaaaagaTTGGGCATTCAAGCTAGATGATGCGTTATGGGCTTATAGGACCGCTTATAAAACACCGACTGGGCGGACACCTTTCCAGCTTCTTTACGGAAAAAACTGTCACCTTCCGGTCGAGGTTGAATATAAAGCAATGTGGGCGACCAAGCTGCTGAATTTGGACATAAAGACTGTTCAAGAAAAGAGAGTAATGGATCTCCACAAACTCGATGAGATACGGCTGGAGGCTTAG